The genomic stretch AATCCCATACATTAACGATTGTTGATTATGAAACAGGCATTGTAAGGAACACTGTATACTAGTGACTCTTGACTATGAAACAAGCATTATAAGGAATACTGTATACTAGTGACTGTTGATTATAAAACAGGCATTGTAAGGAACACTGTATAAACAACTGTGATTATAGCATTATAAGGAATGCTGTATACTAGTGACTCTTGACTATGAAACAAGCATTTTAAGGAATACTGTATGCTAGTGACTGTAGATTATAAAACAAGCATTATAAGGAATACTGTATACTAGTGACCGTTGATTATAAAACAGACATTATAAGGAATACTGTATACTAGTGACCGTTGATTATAAAACAGGCATTACAAGGAACACTGTATACTAGTGACAGTTGATTATAAAACAGGCATTATAAGGAACACTGTATACTAGTGACAGTTGATTATGAAACAGGAATAGGGTTGAGGTGGCTCACCTTTGCACGTTCTCCATGGCTGCCACCTCCGCCAGAGCCGCCAGACTGAAAAACGCAGGGAGGCCGGACACGCCGGGCCGGTCCGCGGTGTCCGCGGGGGCGGCGCACGCCTCCTGTGGTCCTGATCGGGCGTTGTTGCATAAAGTCGTTTGGGTAGATGGCTTTTCCTCCTGATCCTGTGGCTCTCCGGCTCGGTTTCCTGCGGACAGAAAGCTGAAAGCGAAACCGAACCAAAcctgcatgcgtgtatgtgtgtgtgtgtgtgtgtgtatgtgtgtgtgtgtgtgtaatacactgacacacattcCTCCTTTACGTCATTCTGCATGTAAACACGTATactacacacacccccaaaaaGCTACCATTTTCTACAAAGTAAGAAAATTATGAATAATAGCTCACAGTTCTTTACTTTCACGAATACATGACTGCAAAGCCCAGAGGATTATGGGACGGCACAGCGGCATGCCCCGCCTCTCACCCTCTGCCGGGGACAGCCTGCCGTCAGCCGCCCGCACCAGGTGGGtgatcttcctcttcctggcctTCCTCTTCTGGCTGCCCACCAGCGTCTCGGCCCCGCCCAGGCCCTCGGGGTACAGCGCGGCGCAGGACCCCCCGTGTGCGGCCCCCTGGGCCGCGTGCGGGGTGGTCAGGGCCTGCGCCGCTATGGCTGTGGAGGGTAGCAGAGTTTTAAACACGTTACGGTGGCGGCTCCCGAACCGCAGACAGGAAATGACTGCTGGGTGCCTGCGGACAGGAAATGACTGCTGGGTTTCTGCGTGACTGATGGGACGGGTGAATGTTGCaacaaaacacatgcaaaatagcttgctattaaacacattttttatcgAGATTCACGCAAAGAAAATTAAAGACTAAATCTGTTACATGCACCACAGTAATACACATTAAACAATGGATAatcattttgttaaatttaacaATCAAATTATTTATCATACTACTTACAGCCATATATCTCTCAAGGCTaacaaaatgtcatttcagTCAATTCCTATGTGCAGTTTGATGAATGGGTGGAGTTCAATTTATTACTGGGCTCTGAGCTATTGGGTCCAGATCCTTCATGACATCATGAAGGACCTGATGTAATGGCCTACTTACAGCCATATATCTCTCAAGgctaacaaaatgtattttcctaaaaatgaaatcatttaaagGTCTCATCACAAAGCGTCTTTTAATAAACTTAATGAAACTACAAAACGTTCTTATCAAGTGTCTTTTGAAACCTTAGGCTACATACTATAATATAGATACCTATGAATAGTGCGGAACATAGAATGCCAAAGTTATTTCAGTGCAGAAATCTGCATTCGCCTTGAAGGTTTATTTGTACCAACGCATGCACTGGAAAATATCCTCTCATATTGAGAAGTTGGACGGAATCACAGAATCTGGGTTAAAAGGCAAAATTTAGAAATAATCTGGGATGCCACAGAATTGTCAGATCATTGTGTAAAGTCTACAAATTGCatttggactgcatttatatagtgcttttatccaaagcgctttacaattgatgcctctcattcgccagagcagttaggggttaggtgtcttgctcaaggacacttcgacacgcccaaggtggggtttgaaccggcaaccctccgactgccagccaatcggtcttacctcctgagctatgtcgcattTGGTGCTGTTGAGCATCGGGATGccgtttgcgtgtgtttgttaaaccatgtgtgtttgtttacttgtgggTGGGGCCGTGTGGGAGGAGTTCAGTAGGGAGGTGGGTTTGTGGGGCGTTGAGGTTAAGGATTTTTTCAATACGTATTTTATGCCTGACTTGAATTGTGTGCTATTATAGTTATTGACATTACTCTGAATTTGGTGGATGTGTAGAGGATACATCCCTCTGTGATAATTTATGGTTATTTCAGCTATTTTCTTACtttaaacaaaattttgaaAGTGTTGAGAGCTCCAATTTACCTTTATCCGTGGTAGTGGGCTGTTCCTTTCTGTGCTTATACTTGCCAACAATCTTGTGGAACAAATTCTTTTTCTGAGATGGAGAACCTACAGTACAAAAAACAGTacagaaaaaatgttatacTGAGTGACATCCATGGAATCTTTCAGCAAAATTAGTGGTTAACAGGCAGATAACATTCATCTTCAATGCAGTATGTGGGACAATGGAGCAGATCTCTCAGCATGCTCTCTGCTTACCTCTGACGGGTTTGGGTGGATCCTCAGCCCTGTTCCCAcagcttttcttcttcttggtgACGCAGGTGCTCTTCCTGTCAAAGGTCAGGGGGCTGTACTGCGGCAGGCTGTTGAACTTCTTCTCAaactcctcctccagcctcccTAGACTGAAGTGGTCAGTACAGCTGGCATCAGCAGAGTTCGGCTGTGCCTGAGCAGACACCCTTTATCTGGAGCTTATGCAGACCACAATTCACACATCATCCAATTATGCAGATGCCATACAGCCAATCAGGTTTGGTCATCCATTTCTGCAGATGCCATATAGCCAATCAGGTTTGGTCATCCATTTATGCAGATGCCATATAGCCAATCAGGTTTGGTCATCCATTTATGCAGATGCCCTACAGCCAATCAGGTTTGGTCATCCATTTATGCAGATGCCATATAGGCAATCATGTTTGGTTGCTTTGAAtatcatccatttatacagatgcCATATAGCCAATCAGGGTTGGTTGCTTTGTTCAAGGGGACGTGACTTGTCAAACGTACAGGCCCTCACACCCACTCCAAACAATAATTTCAGTTATGTAAAATTCCTCCCCTTTCCCTGAATGGATTCAGAAAATTTAGTAGAGGCTGTTCGGATGAAACTATAGCAACTAGCAAACTACCGAGATCTGCATTTTGCTATGTCTGAAATATTTAGATTGCAacttaataaatatgaataaaaataaatacatttgtttctaTACCATAGTATTCTCCAAACCAAAAGACctccattcatttaaataatgcaaagaGGAGGCCTTATATCCCAAATACATTACACTtcaaatattcttctgcagatACAGATTATGCATTTGGTTCTGACACATGAAATACAAGTCACACCAATTATTTTGACAGTAAGAACAGACCAAATCACGAGTTTCCCCCTTCAACTTCCAGCACACTGTAACAAAAGGGAGGTAATGCTGatgaatttggggggggggggggggcattacgTAACGGACACATTGTGATGAAAATGGGTTCATGGACATCGTTTTTGGGGTGCTCACCCAGGAGCAGACTCATCTTTCGATTTCAGTTTCTTCAGCTTCTTGCTGCTGCTGGCGCCGGACTGAGCGAACGTCCAGCTCTCCTCAGCCCAACTGCCCTCCAAGTCTGAGACGTTCCCTCGACCAGAGGCTCTTCTCCCTGCAGAACACGCCCACCCATTaccctgcagccaatcacctgCAACCACCTGCACTGCCCTGaccactgcagccaatcacctgCAACCACCTGCACTGCCCTGACCACTCAGCCTCTTCTTCCTGCAGAATACGTATCACATTACTTTATGTTTCTCTTTACAACCACGAATGTTGCAGGACATCGCacagctacaaaacacaggtttaaTATGTTACAATACTGAATcagttattaatttaaatttcaatttcattagAAGACATCCATCTCCCTCCTATCAATCTACAACAGCACATACCCATTGTATATCCAGCTTTtctgtacacgtgtgtgtatgtgtccgtgtgtgtgtgtaatcatgTAGAGATATATAAAAGAAATGGcattctgaaacaaaataaGACATGTACTGTGGTTATTAATTACCTCTGTCCACATTGGCCCTCAGTGATGTGAGCATTCCCTCAGACACCAGGGTCTTGTACAGGGCCCCTTTACAGGTCCTCTCAGACTTCCTGGAGCCGAAGCTCTCCAGCTTGGCCGCCGCCTTATCCTCGTCCTTCATGGGTGTGGCTaaggggctgggcggggccagggtcTCCTCTGCGCTGGCTGAGGGCTCTGCCTTCACGCtaggcacctccccctctctatcagaCCTAGGAAAGGCTATGGGCACGCACGCCTCCACAGGCTTgtggtcctcctcctcctcctcctctgcctcctcctcctcttgtgCCTTGATGGACTTCCTTGCATTAGGCCTCGACTTCCTCTTGGGGAAGCCTGGGTctgagagtgggcggggtttcttGCGGGGCACCTCCTCCCCGTCGTCCTCTGCGCCCCAGGACCCCTTGGCTACAGCGTCGATGGTGTCGATGAGGCTCTCCAGGTCCGACTCCGAAGACGGGCTCCTCTTGCAGGGTTTGGCGGGGGGTCCGCATGCGCTCCTGACCACGCCTtcgctggccccgccctcagcGGCCTCACGCCCttccctcttctttttctttttcttcttcttcgggGTCTGGGGCTGGCCGAGGACGGGGGGCGTGTCATTTGTGGGGGTGgaagaggcggagagagaggaaggacagGAAGAGACGCAGGGGGAGGACAGAGGGGCTCCCTGAGCGTCACTGGCCTGCTCCCCGGCGACCGTCTCCGTGGCGATGCCTGTAGAGGCGGCAGTGGGGGACTGACCCCGCGGTCGTGGTGCTGAGCTCACAGTCTTCTTCGCCTCAGATGCCAGACACATCTACAGAATGCAGACATAAAGAACATAATGGGTAGTTTAGAGGAATCTAGCAAAAGGGCTATATTCCAATGACTCACGACTAATTGCTTAgcagttgtcattttctattctgtttattgtcatttatgaaaatgcatCTGTATCTGGATTTTCCCCCTAGATAAACTAGTCAATTTCAagtcaaacaaatatttaatcacGGCAAATGCATGATAAAATTTGAATAGCCAGAAAACAATACAGCCGTACAGCTCatcaccagcagatggcagcttATTTTGTGTTCACAGTCTAGCACATCTTTACTGTACGCTAtcgacacatgcgcacacacacacacacacacacacacgcacatgcacacacacacacacacacacacacacgtacctcagccagctggagcagagcagTCGGTCCACTGAGCCTACCTTCAGCTACAGTTGCCTGGGAGCAGCTGGATACCTggtcacaaaaacacaaaacctaCAAATTATCACAGCTCAGAGTTTAAGATTTTTCTTGCCAGTCACCCTCAATGTTCAACATACGCTGAGCAGTGTAAATCCAGACCGGACGTGCGCAAGGTGGATAAAACCATACCTCGGGTGGGCGAGACACAGGAGGATCGATGCAGGGCTTTGTTGGGTCAGTCGCCCCCAGCCGGGACGTTCCAGGTGAGGGACAGATCTGCAGGTGAGGGGAAGTTAAGACTGCGCTTGAGCACGTGGCTACTTGGTCCATACAACACCTGCTGGACAACATTCTGCATATACTCCTTTCCAGCTGTAAAACGCAGTTATTACACAGACATTCCCCAAAacaaatctggaaaaaaaaacattgtgggcTTGACAAAACGTACACGTGGCACCCCCTGATGGTTATCCGAGCCAGGGAAAAACATCATGGAATATGCATGTCATTTGAGCAATGTTCCAAAATGGCCGAGTTCACCGGGAGGGCCTTTCATGTAATGTTTCTCTCTGTGAGGAGAACACACCTCAGACAGGTCCGCCTGCGAGACCTTCCCCTCGGTGGCCGTGTCCGCCGTGGTGGGCTGTGGGGTACCGGAGGAGacctggacagacagacggagcACGGCCATGTCACTGGGGGTCAGCACTAATGCCACTGTCAGCAATGACACAGAGTCAAACATATACCCACGTACAGAAACACCTACAGGTACAGGGTCACACACTGAAGGCAACCACCTTATAGAAGgaccccacccccgtcccctcTGCAGGACTGCATGGAAACTAATGGGGGGAATATTTGCACTtgggaaatgaacagaaatttcAATTCACTTCAATCGAAGCAGAAATGGTTCAGAAAACCTACCTCTGGAATTCCATTCAATGTCGCAataccacatttttttttgctgacccTCTTACCTCAACAAGCTGGCCTAAGTCTGACGTCCCAGACTGCTTGGCCGAGTCCGCAACCGAAGGAGACTTTTTTGAGGCGATCTGAAACGTGAAAGATCACCTGTTTctatttctgtaatttttttcttccttaatTACTATTTAAtaccaattcattttttttttgttgtgttaccGCTCATAAATGAAGCAACCATTTTAGAACAGCAGCTGCTGCACTAGCGTTTTACGAGGTGTGAGAGCGGCTTCTCGGCCTGCTGTTTTACGCTGACCCCCCGTGGCTCTCTGTTATGATAAGATGGCGCTGGCCGAGGCGGTCAGGATGAATTTGAGGTGAGTGAAcggagtcagaggaggactAGCGGAACACGCAGCTCTAGCGGTCCCGGAGCGTGCGGCCCCGGGACCGCTAATCCTCCTCAGATTCCGTTTACTCACCTCAAATTCATCCTGACCGCCTCGGCCACATTCTAAGGCTGTGACGCGGCGTGCTTTAATCGCCGCGCTGCGAACGAACTCTCCCAGCGCTGGTGATCTGCGGCTGGCGGAGCGGCAGCCGGGCGGGGAGTGGGGGCCCCAATCTGTGGAAAATCAGCCCGCTTGGCAGGAGGACCAAGCTGGGCTGCCACATGCTGATGACCAGCCTCAGCAACATATAGTTCCAGGCTTGCTTTCCTCAGCCCAGACCTACAGTATGTGCTTTCAGATAGTAGCCCCGTCACCTGAACAAGCTGCCTTATCAAAATTCTGTAAAACGCCAAATACATTTGCGCTTATTACGGttcaaaacacaacacagtgaAATGTGGTCAAAGAATCTccaataaatatttacagcCTTTGAATATGACAGTACAAACAGGACGCTTGTTAATAACACTGCAATCGCTTTACAGCACCACATATACTTAGTTGGTAACAACATAATAAATCACATTATTTACCAAATTTGTGCTTGAATGTAGTTGCTAATTAGCCAACGTTACATAGTTATGGTCCATGGTTCTGTTACTTCACTTTAAATCATGACCTAGTTAGAAtaccaaaaaatatttcagctttcCTTGGAGAGACACCCAGCTCCATGACAGGGAAATCTCTCAAACATGTAGCAGAGTAGCAACACTCAAGGATATAACTGATTCAAATCAGATATATTAAAACAGAACCAGCACACAGAACAAGACGGCAGTATAGTAcaacgggtaaggagctggtcttgaaAAGTAAAGGTCGTAGATTCGATTCCCagtttgtacccttgagcaaggtacttaacctgcaattgcttcagtaaacatccagcggTTTAAATGGATTCAATGTAAATGCCACGTAAAAAATTCTATAAATCGCACTGGATAAGTacgtttgctaaatgcctgtaatgtaatgtaacgtaatgtaagaACAAACCACACTGACTGTTCACTGTATGAACTCAAATAACCAGCAGAGCTATGTGCTTGTTTTAAACACTGAAAGAATTGAAGAAGGTGCACTGACATGGCGGTTTTCGGTttgagggagtggggggtggtCTCTCT from Anguilla anguilla isolate fAngAng1 chromosome 12, fAngAng1.pri, whole genome shotgun sequence encodes the following:
- the LOC118209990 gene encoding HMG box transcription factor BBX-like isoform X1; translated protein: MKSGGRGAEPPVEGEVSGKRPKRKCLQWHPLLSKKTLDFSEDEEEDDEEELEKQPPPFCGKSLSQEAEGGVGTEEEEDDGEEEDSSSEQRARRPMNAFLLFCKRHRSLVRQEHPRLDNRGATKILADWWAVLDPKEKQKYTDMAKEYKDAFMKANPGYKWCPPSNKSVKTPSPGANSRKKAWPFSSEPPRDCAASKKPAKAESVPQINFSMADPTKMGGLSMLLLAGEHALTAREIASKKSPSVADSAKQSGTSDLGQLVEVSSGTPQPTTADTATEGKVSQADLSEICPSPGTSRLGATDPTKPCIDPPVSRPPEVSSCSQATVAEGRLSGPTALLQLAEMCLASEAKKTVSSAPRPRGQSPTAASTGIATETVAGEQASDAQGAPLSSPCVSSCPSSLSASSTPTNDTPPVLGQPQTPKKKKKKKKREGREAAEGGASEGVVRSACGPPAKPCKRSPSSESDLESLIDTIDAVAKGSWGAEDDGEEVPRKKPRPLSDPGFPKRKSRPNARKSIKAQEEEEAEEEEEEDHKPVEACVPIAFPRSDREGEVPSVKAEPSASAEETLAPPSPLATPMKDEDKAAAKLESFGSRKSERTCKGALYKTLVSEGMLTSLRANVDRGRRASGRGNVSDLEGSWAEESWTFAQSGASSSKKLKKLKSKDESAPGLGRLEEEFEKKFNSLPQYSPLTFDRKSTCVTKKKKSCGNRAEDPPKPVRGSPSQKKNLFHKIVGKYKHRKEQPTTTDKAIAAQALTTPHAAQGAAHGGSCAALYPEGLGGAETLVGSQKRKARKRKITHLVRAADGRLSPAEGNRAGEPQDQEEKPSTQTTLCNNARSGPQEACAAPADTADRPGVSGLPAFFSLAALAEVAAMENVQRAQHTARLPPEGQSKEMVQNHVLISCGDQ
- the LOC118209990 gene encoding HMG box transcription factor BBX-like isoform X2, whose translation is MKSGGRGAEPPVEGEVSGKRPKRKCLQWHPLLSKKTLDFSEDEEEDDEEELEKPPPFCGKSLSQEAEGGVGTEEEEDDGEEEDSSSEQRARRPMNAFLLFCKRHRSLVRQEHPRLDNRGATKILADWWAVLDPKEKQKYTDMAKEYKDAFMKANPGYKWCPPSNKSVKTPSPGANSRKKAWPFSSEPPRDCAASKKPAKAESVPQINFSMADPTKMGGLSMLLLAGEHALTAREIASKKSPSVADSAKQSGTSDLGQLVEVSSGTPQPTTADTATEGKVSQADLSEICPSPGTSRLGATDPTKPCIDPPVSRPPEVSSCSQATVAEGRLSGPTALLQLAEMCLASEAKKTVSSAPRPRGQSPTAASTGIATETVAGEQASDAQGAPLSSPCVSSCPSSLSASSTPTNDTPPVLGQPQTPKKKKKKKKREGREAAEGGASEGVVRSACGPPAKPCKRSPSSESDLESLIDTIDAVAKGSWGAEDDGEEVPRKKPRPLSDPGFPKRKSRPNARKSIKAQEEEEAEEEEEEDHKPVEACVPIAFPRSDREGEVPSVKAEPSASAEETLAPPSPLATPMKDEDKAAAKLESFGSRKSERTCKGALYKTLVSEGMLTSLRANVDRGRRASGRGNVSDLEGSWAEESWTFAQSGASSSKKLKKLKSKDESAPGLGRLEEEFEKKFNSLPQYSPLTFDRKSTCVTKKKKSCGNRAEDPPKPVRGSPSQKKNLFHKIVGKYKHRKEQPTTTDKAIAAQALTTPHAAQGAAHGGSCAALYPEGLGGAETLVGSQKRKARKRKITHLVRAADGRLSPAEGNRAGEPQDQEEKPSTQTTLCNNARSGPQEACAAPADTADRPGVSGLPAFFSLAALAEVAAMENVQRAQHTARLPPEGQSKEMVQNHVLISCGDQ